In Drosophila teissieri strain GT53w chromosome 2R, Prin_Dtei_1.1, whole genome shotgun sequence, the following proteins share a genomic window:
- the LOC122612209 gene encoding phosphatidylinositol 3-kinase catalytic subunit type 3, with translation MDQPDDHFRYIHSSSLHERVQIKVGTLEGKKRQPDYEKLLEDPILRFSGLYSEEHPSFQVRLQVFNQGRPYCLPVTSSYKAFGKRWSWNEWVTLPLQFSDLPRSAMLVLTILDCSGAGQTTVIGGTSISVFGKDGMFRQGMYDLRVWLGVDGDGNFPSRTPGKGKESSKSQMQRLGKLAKKHRNGQVQKVDWLDRLTFREIEVINEREKRMSDYMFLMIEFPAIVVDDMYNYAVVYFEPEGDVKYKLPAKPKLVSVPDSEIQMENLVERKHHRLARSERSGISDRDAKPTASIRDQLHTIVYRYPPTYVLSSEEQDLVWKFRFYLSSHKKALTKFLKCINWKLEDEVTQALWMLANWAPMDVEDALELLSPTFTHPQVRKYAVSRLAQAPDEDLLLYLLQLVQALKYEDPRHIVHLHGCIFPERDVVRSILDDNGSLLDQSSLSDLSATSSGLHASVIPANQRAASVLAAIKSDKSVSPGSAGGSGGQGSVALPNPSAPATPGSSSLPCDSNSNALMLAEGISFGSVPANLCTFLIQRACTNATLANYFYWYLSIEVEEVESVRKQDERAHDMYAMVLKMFLKVLENGNFNLRGIFYNLRKQRRFIDELVKLVKLVAKEPGNRNKKTEKFQKLLAEQDMFKVNFTNFEPIPFPLDPEIYITKIVPMRTSLFKSALMPAKLTFVTSIAHHEYAAIFKHGDDLRQDQLILQMITLMDKLLRRENLDLKLTPYKVLATSSKHGFLQYVDSCTVAEVLAREGNIHNFFRKHHPCDNGPYGISAEVMDTYIKSCAGYCVITYLLGVGDRHLDNLLLTTNGKLFHIDFGYILGRDPKPMPPPMKLSKEMVEAMGGISSEHHHEFRKQCYTAYLHLRRHANVMLNLFSLMVDATVPDIALEPDKAVKKVEENLQLGLTDEEAVQHLQSLLDVSITAVMPALVEQIHRFTQYWRK, from the exons ATGGACCAGCCCGATGACCATTTCCGCTACATACACAGCTCCTCGCTCCACGAGCGTGTGCAAATCAAGGT AGGGACGCTCGAAGGGAAGAAGCGCCAGCCGGACTATGAGAAACTGCTGGAGGATCCGATCCTGAGATTCTCGGGCCTGTACTCCGAGGAGCACCCCTCGTTCCAGGTGCGTCTGCAGGTGTTCAACCAGGGCAGGCCCTACTGCCTCCCAGTGACCAGCTCCTACAAGGCATTTGGGAAGAGATGGAGCTGGAACGAGTGGGTTACGCTGCCCCTGCAGTTCTCCGACCTGCCCAGAAGCGCCATGCTAGTGCTGACCATCCTGGACTGCTCGGGCGCCGGCCAGACCACGGTCATCGGAGGCACCTCCATCTCGGTGTTCGGCAAAGACGGCATGTTCCGCCAGGGAATGTACGACTTGCGAGTGTGGCTGGGagtcgatggcgatggcaactTTCCCAGTCGCACGCCCGGCAAGGGCAAAGAGTCGTCCAAGTCGCAGATGCAGCGCCTGGGAAAGCTGGCGAAGAAGCACCGGAACGGCCAGGTGCAGAAGGTGGACTGGCTGGACCGACTCACGTTCCGCGAGATCGAGGTGATCAACGAGCGCGAGAAGCGTATGTCGGACTACATGTTCCTCATGATCGAGTTTCCAGCAATCGTGGTGGATGACATGTACAAC TACGCCGTGGTCTACTTCGAGCCGGAGGGTGACGTCAAATACAAGCTGCCGGCCAAGCCTAAACTGGTTTCTGTGCCGGACTCCGAGATTCAAATG GAAAACCTGGTCGAGCGGAAGCACCATCGATTGGCCCGTTCGGAGCGTTCAGGCATCTCGGATAGAGATGCCAAGCCGACAGCCAG CATTCGCGATCAGCTACACACGATTGTCTACAGGTATCCACCCACCTACGTTCTGAGCAGCGAGGAGCAGGATCTCGTATGGAAGTTCCGGTTTTACCTCTCCTCGCACAAGAAGGCTCTGACCAAGTTCCTGAAGTGCATCAATTGGAAGTTAGAGGACGAGGTTACTCAGGCGCTTTGGATGCTGGCCAACTGGGCGCCCATGGACGTAGAGGACGCCTTGGAGCTGCTGAGTCCGACTTTCACGCACCCCCAGGTGCGGAAATACGCAGTTAGTCGATTGGCCCAAGCGCCAGACGAGGATCTGCTGCTCTACTTGCTACAGCTGGTGCAAGCTCTGAAGTACGAGGATCCGCGGCACATTGTCCACCTGCATGGCTGCATCTTTCCCGAGCGCGACGTGGTGCGGTCGATCTTGGACGACAATGGATCCCTGCTGGATCAAAGCAGTCTATCCGATCTAAGCGCCACAAGCAGTGGACTCCACGCCTCGGTCATTCCAGCCAATCAGCGGGCGGCCAGTGTTTTAGCCGCCATCAAGAGCGATAAGTCAGTGAGCCCCGGATCAGCGGGTGGCAGTGGGGGTCAGGGATCGGTTGCGCTTCCGAACCCTTCTGCTCCCGCCACTCCTGGCAGCAGTTCGTTGCCCTGCGACTCAAACTCCAATGCCCTCATGCTGGCCGAGGGCATCAGCTTTGGCAGTGTACCAGCCAATCTCTGCACATTCCTGATCCAGCGCGCTTGCACGAATGCCACGCTGGCCAACTACTTCTACTGGTACTTGTCCATCGAGGTAGAGGAAGTGGAGTCGGTGAGGAAGCAGGACGAACGGGCACACGACATGTACGCCATGGTGCTCAAGATGTTTCTAAAGGTGCTAGAGAACG GCAACTTCAACCTAAGAGGCATCTTTTACAACCTCCGGAAGCAGCGGCGTTTCATCGACGAGCTGGTCAAGTTGGTGAAACTTGTGGCCAAGGAGCCAGGGAATCGCAATAAGAAGACGGAGAAATTCCAGAAGCTGTTGGCCGAGCAGGATATGTTCAAGGTGAACTTCACCAACTTCGAGCCCATTCCGTTTCCGCTGGATCCGGAGATCTACATCACCAAGATTGTGCCCATGCGCACTTCGCTCTTCAAGAGCGCCCTAATGCCAGCCAA GCTCACGTTTGTCACTTCGATTGCGCATCACGAGTACGCTGCCATTTTCAAGCATGGTGATGATCTGCGTCAGGATCAGCTCATCCTGCAGATGATCACTTTGATGGACAAACTGCTGAGGCGCGAGAACCTCGACCTGAAGCTGACGCCCTACAAAGTGCTGGCCACCAGCTCAAAGCATGGATTCCTCCAGTACGTCGACTCGTGCACCGTGGCAGAGGTCCTTGCGCGGGAGGGCAACATCCACAACTTCTTCCGGAAGCACCATCCGTGCGACAATGGACCCTATGGCATTTCGGCGGAGGTCATGGACACCTACATTAAGAGCTGCGCGGGCTACTGTGTGATCACCTACTTGCTGG GTGTGGGCGACCGGCACTTGGACAACCTGCTGCTGACCACCAATGGCAAGCTCTTCCACATCGATTTCGGCTACATTCTGGGCCGCGATCCCAAGCCCATGCCGCCGCCCATGAAGCTGAGCAAGGAGATGGTGGAGGCAATGGGCGGCATTAGCTCTGAGCACCACCACGAGTTCCGGAAGCAGTGCTACACGGCCTATCTGCACTTGCGCCGGCATGCCAACGTGATGCTCAACCTGTTCTCCCTAATGGTGGACGCCACTGTGCCGGACATCGCGCTCGAGCCCGACAAGGCGGTCAAGAAGGTGGAGGAGAACCTGCAGCTGGGCCTGACCGACGAGGAGGCAGTGCAGCACCTGCAGAGCCTTCTGGATGTGTCCATTACGGCGGTGATGCCGGCTCTGGTGGAGCAGATTCATCGATTCACTCAGTACTGGCGGAAGTAA
- the LOC122612211 gene encoding uncharacterized protein LOC122612211 — MQVRSKKPVWFLFKMLELLLSLGCCLVHWSCCKKEDIPHIFLLCGTYGGSVIICFMSLIGAFYAERPTMKHEALFGGILGGLHMVTVYANMYVATLEEFRTERWPGFYACCRNNAIVALYAGAIYLLHCTFALDLMLSHSRSKRNRKLHPLRSQRPLQLYFISRGVEAYLSRFWFFRRIAARMLTSAQPSEHSARKRQASSSESDSDARDREAERIKHSTFVK; from the coding sequence ATGCAGGTGCGCTCAAAGAAGCCCGTTTGGTTTCTGTTCAAgatgctggagctgctgctgagcCTGGGCTGTTGCCTAGTCCATTGGTCCTGCTGCAAGAAGGAGGACATTCCCCACATATTCCTGCTATGTGGCACCTACGGGGGATCGGTCATCATATGCTTCATGTCCCTAATTGGCGCCTTCTATGCCGAGCGGCCGACCATGAAGCACGAGGCCCTGTTCGGCGGCATTTTGGGTGGCCTCCACATGGTCACCGTGTACGCCAACATGTACGTGGCCACCTTGGAGGAGTTCCGCACCGAGCGGTGGCCTGGCTTCTACGCGTGCTGCAGGAATAACGCCATCGTGGCTCTCTACGCTGGCGCCATCTACCTGCTGCACTGCACCTTCGCCCTGGACCTCATGCTCTCCCACTCGCGCAGCAAACGGAACCGCAAGCTGCATCCGCTGCGGAGCCAGCGACCGCTGCAGCTGTACTTCATCAGCCGGGGCGTGGAGGCCTATCTCAGTCGCTTCTGGTTCTTTCGGCGCATCGCCGCCAGGATGCTGACCAGCGCTCAGCCATCGGAGCACTCGGCTCGGAAGCGGCAGGCCTCGTCCTCCGAGTCGGACTCGGATGCCAGGGACAGGGAGGCTGAGCGGATCAAGCACTCGACATTTGTCAAGTAG